One window from the genome of Actinoplanes teichomyceticus ATCC 31121 encodes:
- a CDS encoding type I polyketide synthase yields the protein MVEFWSNSLAAAHQFRPVPSARWNHETFYSTNFRDTHSTYTDRVAFLDEVERFAALHHRIPPRRAKAMDPQHRLLVDLAREAVQDAGWERRPFDRATTGVFVGLSTADYKDMTGARLTASMLADGSLSPNADDPELLAALARAAAVAIDPPQSFSMAGSLLNMAPCTVSELLDLGGPSFAVDAACSSALVAMHEAVNHLRTGSCSAALVGGVFLNLTPNALVGFSRVGALSPAGVCRPFDARADGFVLGEGGALAVLRPLDDALEAGDRIYAVLNGIGTANDGKGAGPMTPRAEGQEAAMRAAYRDARLEPGAIDFLEAHGTGTTVGDRVEVEAIRRLRVKSADRGCYLSSGKAIIGHTLPAAGAAGVLRTALALHHRVVPPQPALDTHPELPLAEAGLEITTEPRAWQQPVGDQRRAGVNSFGFGGTNVHAVFSEAPAPRLDGDDADTDRPWMVLLSADNGELLASYAQRLSGLVAADPALTPAAVARTMATRALLPARLAVMCRSRAELADRLATAARELAAGATGRLAAGLYASTAPLPPEQRSMAFLYPGQGSLRPGVLRDLVARFPALAEHVRPLADRVDERTGAPVTDLLCDTPAPGADEQVSATRICQPGLGVAGIGMTQLLADLGVTPQVTLGHSVGELAAAVAAGALTPDDGIEFLIERGAAVTSGEEPPPGTMAAVRIDAAGFEQLRTGIQGVWAGCYNHPTQIVASGHRDAVGRLVERCRDRDVPVVPLRVSHAFHSPLMSEVDTRVAEHLAGLPVRKPIRTLISSVDPAAPADPETLRALWSRQGSAPVLFRDAVDAAVQAGAKILVQVSAGDALLGMAAQTPSARGLDSIALMPSEPDDGYALLEGLGRLAVAGVPVDLTPLFEGLGVPLATLPPSPLATQHYSIRRTEKRAEPARFIRKDLSPPVREARPAPVTRNGDPNPVNDVISLMREQLAVLRGIGAEPSTSPHVPATATPPAPADPAGEPASAPPVVASAPPAPPLIPLPARKRVEDRQVFTEVAAMVGKISAYPADMVRPDQSFSGDLGFDSIMTAELIAAAKRRWPELDLAPEQVFGIATVGEMAQLLAQSLSGGAPAVPPIPAPAPEPAQEIVPRAEQAGRADVRRPEVADVTRLPEVVQFEARGDILQRVKVDNPYYIVHDSVINSRTSVQGRQIISFSSYNYLGLSGHPMVNYAVKEAVERYGSSVSAARILSGNRALHDELDRGLAALVGAQDAISLLGGHSTNVGIIGHMVGPEDLIVHDALAHDSILQGCRLSGASRQPFPHQDLATLDALLTRTRDRYRRVLIIVEGVYSMDGDICDLPALIALKKKHGALLMVDEAHSIGVLGARGGGVGEHFGVDRTDVDIWMGTLSKSLASCGGYIAGRHELIEYLRYTMPGFIFSAGMSPPNAAAALAALHILREEPQRLTVLHDRAATFLRLAKAAGVDVGTSAGTPVIPCITGDSVQALRLADTLLKNGVSVNPIMYPAVKERLARLRFFVTAEHTTEDIETTVDLLARHLDPARVPQPA from the coding sequence GTGGTCGAGTTCTGGTCGAACTCGCTGGCCGCCGCCCATCAATTCCGCCCCGTACCGTCGGCGCGCTGGAATCACGAGACATTCTATTCCACGAATTTCCGCGACACCCATTCCACGTACACCGACCGGGTGGCCTTTCTCGACGAGGTCGAGAGGTTCGCCGCCCTGCACCACCGCATCCCGCCGCGGCGTGCCAAGGCCATGGACCCGCAGCACCGGCTCCTGGTCGACCTGGCCCGTGAGGCGGTCCAGGACGCGGGCTGGGAGCGGCGGCCGTTCGACCGCGCCACCACCGGCGTGTTCGTCGGGCTCAGCACCGCCGACTACAAGGACATGACCGGGGCCCGGCTGACCGCGAGCATGCTGGCCGACGGATCGCTGTCGCCGAACGCCGACGACCCGGAGCTGCTGGCCGCGCTGGCCCGGGCGGCCGCCGTGGCGATCGACCCGCCGCAGTCGTTCTCGATGGCCGGCTCGCTGCTCAACATGGCTCCGTGCACGGTCAGCGAGTTGCTGGACCTGGGCGGCCCGTCGTTCGCCGTCGACGCCGCCTGCTCCTCGGCGCTGGTGGCCATGCACGAGGCGGTCAACCACCTGCGCACCGGGTCGTGCAGCGCGGCCCTGGTCGGCGGGGTGTTCCTCAACCTGACCCCGAACGCGCTGGTCGGCTTCTCCCGGGTGGGCGCGCTGTCGCCGGCCGGGGTGTGCCGGCCGTTCGACGCGCGGGCCGACGGCTTCGTGCTCGGCGAGGGCGGCGCGCTCGCCGTGCTGCGGCCGCTGGACGACGCCCTGGAGGCCGGCGACCGGATCTACGCGGTGCTCAACGGCATCGGCACGGCCAACGACGGCAAGGGCGCCGGCCCGATGACCCCGCGCGCGGAGGGCCAGGAGGCCGCGATGCGCGCCGCCTACCGGGACGCGCGGCTGGAGCCGGGCGCCATCGACTTCCTGGAGGCGCACGGCACCGGGACCACGGTCGGCGACCGGGTGGAGGTCGAGGCGATCCGCCGGCTGCGGGTCAAGTCGGCCGACCGCGGCTGCTACCTCTCCTCGGGCAAGGCGATCATCGGGCACACCCTGCCCGCCGCCGGCGCCGCGGGAGTGCTGCGCACCGCGCTCGCCCTGCACCACCGCGTCGTCCCGCCGCAGCCGGCCCTGGACACGCACCCCGAGCTGCCGCTGGCCGAGGCGGGTCTGGAGATCACCACCGAGCCGCGGGCGTGGCAGCAACCGGTCGGCGACCAGCGACGGGCCGGGGTCAACTCGTTCGGGTTCGGAGGCACCAACGTGCACGCGGTGTTCAGCGAGGCGCCCGCGCCGCGGCTGGACGGCGACGACGCGGACACCGACCGGCCCTGGATGGTGCTGCTGTCGGCGGACAACGGCGAGCTGCTCGCGTCGTACGCGCAGAGGTTGTCCGGTCTGGTGGCCGCCGACCCGGCGCTGACCCCGGCGGCGGTGGCCCGCACCATGGCCACCCGCGCGCTGCTCCCGGCGCGCCTGGCGGTGATGTGCCGGTCCCGGGCCGAGCTGGCCGACCGGCTCGCCACCGCGGCCCGGGAGCTGGCCGCCGGCGCGACCGGCCGGCTGGCCGCCGGCCTGTACGCGAGCACCGCCCCGCTGCCCCCGGAGCAGCGCTCGATGGCCTTCCTCTACCCCGGCCAGGGCTCACTGCGCCCCGGGGTGCTGCGCGATCTGGTGGCCCGTTTCCCGGCGCTGGCCGAGCACGTCCGCCCACTCGCCGACCGGGTGGACGAGCGCACCGGCGCGCCGGTCACCGACCTGCTCTGCGACACCCCGGCCCCGGGCGCCGACGAACAGGTCAGCGCCACCCGGATCTGCCAGCCGGGTCTGGGGGTGGCCGGGATCGGGATGACCCAGCTGCTCGCCGATCTCGGGGTGACCCCGCAGGTGACCCTCGGCCACAGCGTCGGCGAGCTGGCCGCGGCGGTCGCGGCCGGGGCGCTGACCCCGGACGACGGCATCGAGTTCCTGATCGAGCGGGGCGCCGCGGTCACCTCCGGCGAGGAGCCGCCGCCGGGCACGATGGCCGCGGTCCGGATCGACGCGGCCGGGTTCGAGCAGCTGCGCACCGGCATCCAGGGGGTCTGGGCGGGCTGCTACAACCATCCCACCCAGATCGTCGCCAGCGGGCACCGGGACGCGGTGGGCCGGCTGGTGGAGCGCTGCCGGGACCGCGACGTGCCGGTGGTGCCGTTGCGCGTCTCGCACGCCTTCCACTCGCCGCTGATGTCCGAGGTCGACACCCGGGTCGCCGAGCACCTGGCCGGTCTGCCGGTGCGCAAGCCGATCCGGACGCTGATCTCCAGCGTGGACCCGGCGGCCCCGGCCGACCCGGAGACCCTGCGGGCGCTGTGGAGCCGGCAGGGCTCGGCGCCGGTGCTGTTCCGCGACGCGGTGGACGCGGCGGTCCAGGCCGGAGCGAAGATCCTGGTCCAGGTCTCGGCCGGGGACGCGCTGCTGGGCATGGCCGCGCAGACCCCGTCGGCGCGCGGGCTGGACTCCATCGCGCTGATGCCGTCCGAGCCGGACGACGGGTACGCCCTGCTGGAGGGTCTGGGCCGGCTCGCCGTGGCCGGTGTGCCGGTGGACCTGACGCCGCTGTTCGAGGGGCTGGGCGTGCCGCTGGCCACACTGCCGCCGTCGCCGCTGGCCACCCAGCACTACTCGATCCGGCGCACCGAGAAACGGGCCGAACCGGCCCGGTTCATCCGCAAAGACCTGTCCCCCCCGGTACGCGAAGCGCGGCCGGCTCCCGTAACCCGAAACGGAGATCCGAACCCCGTGAACGACGTCATCTCGCTGATGCGGGAGCAACTCGCGGTTCTGCGCGGCATCGGCGCCGAGCCCAGCACGTCACCGCACGTCCCCGCGACCGCCACGCCCCCCGCCCCGGCCGACCCCGCCGGCGAGCCCGCGTCCGCGCCGCCGGTGGTGGCCAGCGCCCCGCCGGCCCCGCCGCTCATCCCGCTGCCGGCCCGCAAGCGCGTCGAGGACCGGCAGGTCTTCACCGAGGTCGCGGCGATGGTCGGCAAGATCAGCGCCTATCCGGCCGACATGGTGCGCCCGGACCAGTCGTTCAGCGGCGACCTGGGCTTCGACTCGATCATGACGGCCGAGCTGATCGCCGCGGCCAAGCGCCGCTGGCCGGAGCTGGACCTGGCGCCCGAGCAGGTGTTCGGCATCGCCACGGTGGGCGAGATGGCCCAGCTGCTGGCGCAGTCGCTGAGCGGCGGCGCCCCGGCGGTGCCGCCGATCCCGGCGCCCGCCCCGGAGCCGGCGCAGGAGATCGTCCCGCGCGCGGAGCAGGCCGGGCGGGCCGACGTACGCCGCCCCGAGGTGGCCGACGTGACCAGGCTGCCCGAGGTGGTCCAGTTCGAGGCGCGGGGCGACATCCTGCAGCGGGTCAAGGTCGACAACCCGTACTACATCGTGCACGACAGCGTGATCAACAGCCGGACCTCGGTGCAGGGCCGCCAGATCATCTCCTTCTCCAGCTACAACTACCTGGGCCTGTCCGGGCACCCAATGGTCAACTACGCGGTGAAGGAGGCGGTGGAGCGGTACGGCTCGTCGGTCTCCGCCGCCCGGATCCTCTCCGGCAACCGCGCCCTGCACGACGAGCTGGACCGGGGCCTGGCCGCCCTGGTCGGCGCCCAGGACGCGATCTCGCTGCTGGGCGGGCACTCGACCAACGTCGGGATCATCGGGCACATGGTCGGGCCGGAGGACCTGATCGTGCACGACGCGCTCGCGCACGACAGCATCCTGCAGGGCTGCCGGCTCTCCGGGGCCAGCCGCCAGCCGTTCCCGCACCAGGACCTGGCCACCCTGGACGCGCTGCTGACCCGCACCCGCGACCGCTACCGGCGCGTGCTGATCATCGTCGAGGGCGTCTACAGCATGGACGGCGACATCTGCGACCTGCCGGCCCTGATCGCGCTGAAGAAGAAGCACGGCGCGCTGCTGATGGTCGACGAGGCGCACAGCATCGGCGTGCTCGGCGCCCGCGGCGGCGGCGTCGGCGAGCACTTCGGCGTGGACCGCACCGACGTCGACATCTGGATGGGCACCCTGTCCAAGTCGCTGGCCAGCTGCGGCGGGTACATCGCCGGCCGGCACGAGCTGATCGAGTACCTGCGGTACACCATGCCGGGCTTCATCTTCAGCGCCGGGATGAGCCCGCCGAACGCGGCCGCCGCGCTGGCCGCCCTGCACATCCTGCGCGAGGAGCCGCAGCGGCTGACCGTGCTGCACGACCGGGCGGCCACCTTCCTGCGGCTGGCCAAGGCGGCCGGGGTGGACGTGGGCACCAGCGCGGGCACCCCGGTGATCCCGTGCATCACCGGCGACTCGGTGCAGGCCCTGAGGCTGGCCGACACGCTGCTCAAGAACGGCGTCAGCGTGAACCCGATCATGTACCCGGCGGTGAAGGAGCGGCTGGCCCGGCTGCGGTTCTTCGTCACCGCGGAGCACACCACCGAGGACATCGAGACGACCGTGGACCTGCTGGCCCGGCACCTCGACCCGGCCCGAGTCCCGCAGCCGGCCTGA
- a CDS encoding MMPL family transporter, which produces MSSSTTVRPRAGDDRPVVPGPGPGPVVRLVAYRPQLVLAVTLLLAGLALMFSGDLVSALKTGGFDDPDSASVRGRQVLAEHFRSADPNLVVLIAKPGGSVDDPDARAAARRVTQRLAGADGVTVAASYWAGRRPQLASRTHDTGMVLVHVDGDEDRSAGRVADLHDELAVDEGPVRVSFGGFTQINNDINEQVTADLATAESIAIPITLVLLLLVFGTVGAAGAPLLIGIFSIVSTLGTLRLLAALTEVSVFSINMATALGLGLAVDYSLLFVSRYREERAADPDVVTALGNTMRTAGRTILFSAATVAVALCSLLVFPQYFLRSFAYAGIAVVSTTVGAALLVLPALLAMLGHRIDRWALWRVRSDGGRSVAFWGRFAAFVLRRPVLTAAPVILILAALAVPFGHVRFGVADDRVLPKEAESRIVADTVRAQFADTGSGATVVVAEHWGTGADARVRAADYAARLSGVPGVTRVDSMAGTYRQGRRVVAAPRADPRFVAADATWFSVLSDVEPFSGEGADLARAVRAVPVPNRVPVLVTGPAAQLVDITGSIGARLPIAAVLIAVSTFVLLFLLTGSVLLPVKALLLNMLTMSSVFGVAVWVFQDGHLSTVLGQTGAPLAVAIPVLLFCVAFGLSMDYEVFVLSRVIERHEQGADLHTAVVEGMSRSVRVISAAAGILSVSFLAMLSSGVSLIQFFGLCASLAIILDALLVRPVLVPAFMRLAGRWNWWAPRPLRAVHARLGLREHG; this is translated from the coding sequence ATGAGCTCTTCGACAACGGTGCGGCCCCGGGCCGGGGACGACCGGCCGGTCGTCCCCGGCCCGGGGCCCGGTCCCGTGGTACGCCTGGTCGCCTACCGGCCCCAGCTGGTGCTGGCCGTCACGCTGCTGCTGGCCGGGCTGGCGCTGATGTTCAGCGGCGACCTGGTCAGCGCGCTGAAGACCGGCGGCTTCGACGATCCGGACTCCGCTTCGGTACGCGGCCGGCAGGTGCTCGCCGAGCACTTCCGCTCCGCCGACCCGAACCTGGTGGTGCTGATCGCCAAGCCCGGCGGCAGCGTGGACGACCCGGACGCCCGCGCCGCCGCCCGGCGGGTCACCCAGCGGCTGGCCGGCGCCGACGGGGTGACGGTGGCCGCGTCGTACTGGGCCGGCCGCCGGCCGCAGCTGGCCAGCCGGACGCACGACACCGGCATGGTGCTGGTGCACGTGGACGGCGACGAGGACCGCAGCGCCGGCCGGGTCGCCGACCTGCACGACGAGCTCGCGGTCGACGAGGGCCCGGTGCGGGTGTCGTTCGGCGGCTTCACCCAGATCAACAACGACATCAACGAGCAGGTCACCGCGGACCTGGCCACCGCCGAGTCGATCGCCATCCCGATCACCCTGGTGCTGTTGCTGCTGGTCTTCGGCACGGTCGGGGCGGCCGGGGCGCCGCTGCTGATCGGCATCTTCTCGATCGTCAGCACGCTCGGCACGCTGCGCCTGCTCGCCGCGCTCACCGAGGTGTCGGTGTTCTCCATCAACATGGCGACGGCGCTGGGACTGGGCCTGGCGGTGGACTACAGCCTGCTGTTCGTCTCCCGGTACCGCGAGGAGCGGGCCGCCGACCCGGACGTCGTCACGGCGCTGGGCAACACCATGCGTACCGCCGGGCGGACCATCCTGTTCAGCGCCGCGACCGTGGCGGTCGCCCTGTGCAGCCTGCTGGTCTTCCCGCAGTACTTCCTGCGCTCCTTCGCCTACGCCGGGATCGCCGTGGTGTCCACCACGGTCGGCGCCGCGCTGCTGGTGCTGCCGGCCCTGCTGGCGATGCTCGGGCACCGGATCGACCGGTGGGCGCTGTGGCGGGTCCGCTCGGACGGCGGCCGGTCGGTCGCCTTCTGGGGGCGGTTCGCGGCGTTCGTGCTGCGCCGCCCGGTGCTCACCGCGGCGCCGGTGATCCTGATCCTGGCGGCCTTGGCGGTCCCGTTCGGTCACGTGCGTTTCGGCGTGGCCGACGACCGGGTGCTGCCGAAGGAGGCCGAGAGCCGGATCGTGGCGGACACCGTGCGCGCCCAGTTCGCCGACACCGGCAGCGGGGCCACCGTGGTCGTCGCCGAGCACTGGGGCACCGGGGCGGACGCCCGGGTCCGGGCCGCCGACTACGCCGCCCGGCTGTCCGGGGTGCCCGGCGTCACCCGGGTGGACAGCATGGCCGGGACCTACCGGCAGGGGCGGCGGGTGGTCGCCGCGCCCCGCGCCGATCCGCGTTTCGTCGCCGCCGACGCGACCTGGTTCTCCGTGCTCAGCGACGTGGAGCCGTTCTCCGGCGAGGGCGCCGACCTGGCCCGGGCGGTGCGCGCGGTGCCGGTGCCGAACCGGGTCCCGGTGCTGGTCACCGGCCCCGCCGCGCAGCTGGTGGACATCACCGGCTCGATCGGCGCCCGGCTGCCGATCGCCGCGGTGCTGATCGCGGTCAGCACGTTCGTGCTGCTCTTCCTGCTCACCGGGAGCGTGCTGCTGCCGGTGAAGGCGCTGCTGCTGAACATGCTGACGATGAGCTCGGTGTTCGGCGTGGCGGTCTGGGTCTTCCAGGACGGGCACCTGTCCACCGTGCTCGGGCAGACCGGGGCGCCGCTGGCGGTGGCCATCCCGGTGCTGCTGTTCTGTGTGGCGTTCGGGCTGTCCATGGACTACGAGGTGTTCGTGCTGTCCCGGGTGATCGAGCGGCACGAGCAGGGCGCCGACCTGCACACCGCGGTGGTCGAGGGGATGTCCCGCAGTGTGCGGGTGATCAGCGCGGCGGCCGGCATCCTGTCGGTGTCGTTCCTGGCCATGCTCTCCTCGGGGGTGTCGCTGATCCAGTTCTTCGGTCTCTGCGCCAGCCTGGCGATCATCCTGGACGCGCTGCTGGTGCGGCCGGTGCTGGTGCCGGCGTTCATGCGGCTGGCCGGCCGGTGGAACTGGTGGGCGCCGCGCCCGCTGCGCGCCGTGCACGCCCGGCTCGGGCTGCGGGAACACGGCTGA
- a CDS encoding CDP-alcohol phosphatidyltransferase family protein, producing the protein MKVTLQEIRERTYKPIDAWWTVLLVDPLAARLVRLVAPYRWITPNVLTLVATVIGAGAMVSFAQGDRQWLIVGALLFHLSFVVDCMDGKIARLNGTGTVFGQWLDFVLDRVRVFFCAITLFGGQYAQHHDVAYLWLMAVAIFLDLIRYLNGSQVAKVRRGMTDKLDSLKQPLELHPQPAQDMSEPGDEAADESTDPPAAPRPRSLKSRVGGYLKRNRIRTHLFSGIEYEMFVYIIAPLTGLIFPVTVFAGAAMLAFEFLLIYKLYRAAKAYPAKLAAAQERYDAYHQGPASTPR; encoded by the coding sequence GTGAAGGTGACCTTGCAGGAGATCCGGGAGCGCACCTACAAGCCGATCGACGCGTGGTGGACCGTGCTTCTGGTCGACCCGCTGGCGGCCCGGCTGGTGCGCCTCGTGGCCCCCTATCGGTGGATCACGCCGAACGTGCTGACCCTGGTCGCGACGGTCATCGGCGCCGGCGCCATGGTCAGCTTCGCGCAGGGCGACCGGCAGTGGCTGATCGTCGGCGCGCTGCTGTTCCACCTCAGCTTCGTGGTCGACTGCATGGACGGCAAGATCGCCCGGCTGAACGGGACCGGCACCGTCTTCGGCCAGTGGCTGGACTTCGTGCTCGACCGGGTCCGGGTCTTCTTCTGCGCGATCACCCTGTTCGGCGGGCAGTACGCGCAGCACCACGACGTCGCCTACCTCTGGCTGATGGCCGTCGCGATCTTCCTGGACCTGATCCGGTACCTGAACGGCAGCCAGGTCGCCAAGGTCCGCCGCGGCATGACCGACAAGCTCGACTCCCTCAAGCAGCCGCTGGAGCTGCACCCACAGCCGGCACAGGACATGTCCGAGCCGGGGGACGAGGCGGCGGACGAGAGCACCGACCCGCCGGCGGCGCCCCGGCCGAGGTCGCTCAAGAGCCGGGTCGGCGGCTACCTCAAGCGCAACCGGATCCGCACGCACCTGTTCAGCGGCATCGAGTACGAGATGTTCGTCTACATCATCGCGCCGCTGACCGGCCTGATCTTCCCGGTCACCGTCTTCGCCGGGGCGGCCATGCTCGCCTTCGAGTTCCTGCTGATCTACAAGCTGTACCGGGCGGCGAAGGCGTACCCGGCCAAGCTCGCGGCCGCACAGGAACGGTACGACGCGTACCACCAGGGTCCGGCCTCCACCCCGCGCTGA
- a CDS encoding AMP-binding protein, giving the protein MVENEGHIAFRRARDFLLDHREDYPAAYAGFAWPRLDHFNWALDWFDVIAEDNDAPALWIVEEDGSEQRLSFAQLSQRSNRVANWLREQGVRRGDRIVVMLGNQVELWETVLAGIKLGAVLIPATPLLGPADAAARVARGGARHVIAAAATAGKFDRVDATVTRIAAGPVEGWLDFRDAYRASDAFTPDGVTRAGDTLLLYFTSGTTAQPKLVEHTHASYPVGHLSTMYWIGLRPGDVHLNISSPGWAKHAWSNVFAPWNAQACVFIHNYTRFDAGRLMAEMQRCGVTSFCAPPTVWRMLIQADLTELKTPPRIAVGAGEPLNPEVIEQVAAQWGVTVRDGFGQTETSVQIANPPGQPVKPGSMGRPAPGFRIALIDPVTGAEAAEGEICVALEPRPVGLMAGYHGDPELTAERMAGGYYHTGDVASRDSDGYITYVGRTDDVFKASDYRISPFELESVLIEHEAVVEAAVVPSPDPVRLAVPKAYVLLADGWAADESTAAAIFAHARQHMPPYARIRRLEFTDLPKTISGKIRRVELREAELEKHADPAATPPGEFIG; this is encoded by the coding sequence ATGGTCGAGAACGAGGGTCACATCGCATTCCGGCGCGCACGGGATTTCCTGCTCGACCATCGCGAGGACTATCCGGCGGCGTACGCCGGCTTCGCCTGGCCCCGGCTCGACCACTTCAACTGGGCGCTGGACTGGTTCGACGTGATCGCCGAGGACAACGACGCCCCGGCGCTGTGGATCGTCGAGGAGGACGGCAGCGAGCAGCGGCTCTCGTTCGCGCAGCTGTCGCAGCGTTCCAACCGGGTGGCGAACTGGCTGCGCGAGCAGGGCGTACGCCGAGGCGACCGGATCGTGGTGATGCTCGGCAACCAGGTGGAGCTGTGGGAGACCGTGCTCGCCGGGATCAAGCTGGGCGCCGTGCTGATCCCGGCCACCCCGCTGCTCGGCCCGGCCGACGCCGCCGCCCGGGTGGCCCGGGGCGGCGCCCGGCACGTGATCGCCGCGGCCGCCACGGCCGGCAAGTTCGACCGGGTGGACGCCACGGTCACCCGGATCGCGGCCGGCCCGGTCGAGGGCTGGCTCGACTTCCGCGACGCGTACCGGGCGAGCGACGCGTTCACCCCGGACGGCGTCACCCGGGCCGGCGACACCCTGCTGCTCTACTTCACCTCGGGCACCACGGCGCAGCCGAAACTGGTCGAGCACACGCACGCGTCGTACCCGGTGGGACACCTCTCGACGATGTACTGGATCGGCCTGCGCCCGGGCGACGTGCACCTGAACATCTCGTCGCCGGGCTGGGCGAAACACGCCTGGAGCAACGTCTTCGCCCCGTGGAACGCGCAGGCCTGCGTGTTCATCCACAACTACACCCGGTTCGACGCCGGCCGGCTGATGGCCGAGATGCAGCGCTGCGGGGTGACCAGCTTCTGCGCGCCGCCGACCGTGTGGCGGATGCTGATCCAGGCCGACCTGACCGAGCTGAAGACGCCGCCGCGGATCGCGGTGGGCGCCGGTGAGCCGCTCAACCCGGAGGTGATCGAGCAGGTCGCGGCGCAGTGGGGGGTGACCGTCCGGGACGGGTTCGGGCAGACCGAGACGTCCGTGCAGATCGCCAACCCGCCCGGTCAGCCGGTCAAGCCGGGCTCGATGGGGCGGCCGGCGCCGGGGTTCCGGATCGCCCTGATCGACCCGGTGACCGGGGCCGAGGCGGCCGAGGGCGAGATCTGCGTCGCGCTGGAGCCGCGCCCGGTCGGGTTGATGGCCGGCTATCACGGCGACCCCGAGCTGACCGCCGAGCGGATGGCCGGGGGCTACTACCACACCGGGGACGTGGCGTCCCGGGACTCCGACGGCTACATCACCTACGTCGGGCGCACCGACGACGTGTTCAAGGCCTCCGACTACCGGATCTCGCCGTTCGAGCTGGAGAGCGTGCTGATCGAGCACGAGGCGGTGGTGGAGGCCGCGGTGGTCCCGTCCCCCGATCCGGTGCGGCTGGCGGTGCCCAAGGCGTACGTGCTGCTCGCCGACGGCTGGGCGGCGGACGAGAGCACCGCGGCGGCGATCTTCGCGCACGCCCGGCAGCACATGCCGCCGTACGCCCGGATCCGCCGCCTGGAGTTCACCGACCTGCCCAAGACCATCTCCGGCAAGATCCGCCGGGTCGAGCTGCGCGAGGCCGAGCTGGAGAAGCACGCCGACCCGGCCGCCACCCCTCCGGGCGAGTTCATCGGCTGA